A section of the Malus sylvestris chromosome 17, drMalSylv7.2, whole genome shotgun sequence genome encodes:
- the LOC126610610 gene encoding WAT1-related protein At3g28050-like: MAAAGRSCYRDVLPFMAMVTMECMNVGLNTLFKAATLNGMSYHVFVVYSYSVAAFVLIPAPFISRRSRVLPPLNFSIMSKILILGLIGSSSQIMGYTGINYSSPTLASAISNLVPAFTFILAIIFRLESTALRSRSSQAKILGTIVSLAGAFVVTLYKGPPIVFANRSQSISLYQPLLNSPPATNSNWIIGGLLLTAEYILVPLWYIVQAQIMKEYPNELTVIFFYNVCVVAVSAFVALITEPNSSAWKLRPNIALLSILCSGLFGSFLNNAVHTWVLRLKGPVYVTMFKPLSMAIAVVMGVVFLHDTLHLGSLVGATIISFGFYTVLWGKTKEEVGEEPVATSLESPSTTHKAPLLQNYKNEK, from the exons ATGGCAGCAGCAGGGAGGTCTTGTTACAGAGATGTGCTGCCGTTCATGGCGATGGTAACAATGGAGTGCATGAACGTCGGCCTAAACACTCTCTTCAAAGCTGCCACTCTAAATGGAATGAGCTACCATGTCTTTGTTGTCTACTCTTACTCAGTTGCTGCCTTTGTTCTCATCCCAGCTCCCTTCATCTCCCGCAG ATCAAGGGTGCTTCCTCCGCTCAACTTCTCCATCATGTCTAAAATTCTTATTCTTGGACTCATAGG GAGTTCATCACAGATCATGGGGTACACAGGAATCAACTACAGCTCTCCAACACTTGCTTCAGCCATCAGCAACCTTGTGCCAGCTTTCACTTTCATCCTTGCCATCATTTTTAG GCTGGAAAGTACAGCATTGAGAAGCCGAAGCAGTCAAGCAAAAATCTTGGGTACAATAGTTTCACTTGCAGGTGCATTTGTGGTGACTCTCTACAAGGGCCCTCCTATTGTGTTTGCTAATCGATCACAATCTATTTCACTTTACCAACCTCTCCTAAACTCACCACCAGCAACAAATTCAAATTGGATAATTGGTGGCCTTCTGCTAACAGCTGAGTACATATTGGTACCACTTTGGTACattgttcag GCACAAATCATGAAAGAGTACCCGAATGAGTTAACCGTCATCTTCTTCTACAATGTCTGTGTGGTCGCCGTATCTGCATTTGTTGCTTTGATTACAGAACCAAATTCCAGCGCTTGGAAGTTGAGACCTAATATTGCATTGCTTTCCATACTCTGCTCA GGGCTATTTGGGTCGTTTTTGAACAATGCTGTTCACACATGGGTGCTGCGCTTGAAGGGACCTGTCTATGTGACAATGTTCAAGCCTTTGTCCATGGCCATTGCCGTGGTCATGGGCGTTGTGTTCCTTCATGACACTCTTCATCTCGGAAG cCTAGTTGGAGCAACAATTATATCTTTTGGGTTTTATACTGTACTGTGGGGAAAAACAAAGGAAGAGGTCGGTGAAGAACCTGTAGCTACTAGCCTGGAATCCCCATCTACCACCCACAAGGCCCCTTTATTGCAAAACTATAAAAACGAAAAGTAA
- the LOC126610606 gene encoding protease Do-like 9 → MYIQHISPACSTTVNDALSLPPVTHPLSPELINISASGLADQNGGCGNDLLSVVSEPPMSVPRWQRVGRVVPSMDAVVKVFCVHTAPNFSLPWQRKKQYSSSSSGFVIGGRMILTNAHSVDHHTQVKLKKRGSDTKYLATVLAVGAECDIAMLTVSDDEFWEGISPVEFGELPALQDAVTVVGYPIGGDTISVTSGVVSRMEILPYVHGFTELLGMQIDAAINSGNSGGPAFNDKGECVGIAFQCLKHEDAENIGYVIPVPVIMHFIRDYEKNGAYTGFPILGIEWQKMENPDLRMSMGMRPDQKGIRIRRLEPTAPESQLLKPSDVILSFDGVNIASDGTVPFRNGERIGFSYLVTQKYIRDNALIKVLRNFETLEFNIKLAKHKELIPSHIEGKPPSFYIIAGFVFTAVSVPYLRSEFGNIFDVPIKLLDKHLHAMAQSIDEQLIVVSQVLVADINIGYEDIVNNQVLTFNGMPVKNLKNLASMIENCDDEYLKFGLEYNQMVVLQTKTAKAATLDILTTHCISSSMSDDLKTKENTLEEVHSTADDLRDTILEKVEAVYLP, encoded by the exons ATGTATATCCAACACATCAGTCCGGCCTGTTCCACCACCGTCAACGACGCCCTTTCCCTCCCGCCCGTAACCCATCCCCTCAGCCCCGAGCTCATCAATATATCGGCTTCCGGACTGGCCGACCAAAACGGCGGTTGTGGGAACGATTTGTTGTCTGTCGTTTCGGAGCCGCCGATGTCAGTGCCGAGGTGGCAGAGGGTGGGGAGAGTTGTCCCGTCAATGGACGCGGTGGTGAAGGTGTTCTGCGTCCACACTGCGCCGAACTTCTCGCTGCCGTGGCAGAGGAAGAAGCAGTACAGCTCCAGCAGTAGTGGGTTTGTGATTGGGGGCAGGATGATTTTGACCAATGCGCATTCGGTGGATCATCATACCCAGGTCAAGCTCAAGAAACGGGGCTCCGACACCAAGTATTTGGCCACTGTGTTGGCCGTTGGAGCGGAATGCGATATCG CGATGCTTACGGTGAGTGATGATGAGTTCTGGGAAGGGATTTCACCTGTGGAGTTTGGAGAGTTGCCTGCACTGCAAGATGCCGTGACAGTGGTTGGGTACCCGATTGGGGGTGACACAATCTCCGTGACGAGCGGAGTTGTGTCGAGGATGGAGATCCTGCcttatgttcatggcttcaccGAGCTTCTGGGAATGCAG ATAGATGCTGCAATCAACTCTGGAAACTCTGGTGGCCCTGCCTTTAATGATAAGGGAGAATGCGTGGGAATTGCATTTCAGTGCCTCAAACATGAAGATGCGGAAAATATAGGCTATGTTATACCAGTACCAGTTATTATGCATTTCATTCGAGATTATGAGAAAAATGGGGCATATACAGGGTTCCCAATTCTCGGAATTGAGTGGCAAAAGATGGAGAATCCTGATCTTCGCATGTCAATGGGGATGAGACCTGATCAAAAGGGTATCCGTATTAGAAGGCTGGAACCTACAGCTCCAGAATCTCAACTGCTAAAGCCATCTGATGTTATTCTTAGTTTTGATGGGGTTAACATTGCTAGTGATGGCACAg ttccaTTCAGGAATGGAGAGCGCATAGGTTTCAGTTACCTTGTCACTCAAAAATACATACGTGACAATGCTCTAATAAAAGTTCTTCGGAACTTTGAGACACTTGAGTTCAACATTAAACTTGCAAAACACAAGGAACTCATCCCATCACACATCGAGGGAAAACCTCCTTCCTTTTATATCATTGCTGGATTCGTTTTCACAGCTGTATCTGTTCCATATCTGCGTTCTGAG TTTGGAAATATATTTGACGTTCCAATCAAACTGTTAGACAAGCATTTACATGCAATGGCACAGTCTATTGACGAACAGCTCATTGTTGTTTCTCAG GTACTTGTTGCTGACATTAATATTGGATATGAGGACATCGTTAACAATCAG GTTCTTACTTTCAACGGTATGCCTGTGAAGAATCTGAAGAACTTGGCCAGCATGATTGAGAATTGTGATGATGAGTACCTTAAGTTCGGCCTTGAATACAATCAG ATGGTTGTTCTGCAAACAAAAACTGCCAAGGCAGCAACGCTGGATATCCTCACGACACATTGCATATCATCGTCCATGTCCGATGATCTTAAGACTAAAGAGAATACTTTAGAGGAAGTACATTCTACGGCCGATGACCTTAGAGATACGATCTTAGAGAAAGTAGAGGCTGTCTACTTGCCTTAA